From Acidimicrobiales bacterium, the proteins below share one genomic window:
- the gmd gene encoding GDP-mannose 4,6-dehydratase yields MQKRALITGITGQDGSYLAELLLAKDYEVIGMVRRTSTVNFERIAHIQDRITFAPGDLLDEASLIQVLREHRPDEVYNLAAQSFVQTSFSQPVLTGETTALGVTRLLDALRIVDPDVRFYQASSSEMFGKVVEVPQRETTPLYPRSPYGVAKVYGHWITINYRESYGLHASSGMLFNHESPRRGLEFVTRKISHGVAQIKLGRETELHLGNLEAQRDWGFAGDYVEAMWAMLQQDEPDDYVVATGETHSVREFCEIAFSRVGLDYNDHVVIDERFMRPAEVDLLVGDPGKAKRQLDWEPKVSFRELVEMMVDADLDLLTGKLSGLSHP; encoded by the coding sequence ATGCAGAAGCGTGCGCTCATCACCGGCATCACCGGCCAGGACGGCTCCTACCTGGCCGAGCTGCTGCTGGCCAAGGACTACGAGGTGATCGGCATGGTGCGCCGCACCAGCACCGTGAACTTCGAGCGCATCGCGCACATCCAAGACCGCATCACCTTCGCCCCTGGCGACCTCCTCGACGAGGCGTCCCTGATCCAGGTGCTCCGCGAGCACCGCCCCGACGAGGTCTACAACCTCGCCGCGCAGTCGTTCGTGCAGACCTCGTTCAGCCAGCCGGTGCTCACCGGCGAGACCACGGCCCTCGGCGTCACCCGCCTCCTCGACGCCCTGCGCATCGTCGACCCGGACGTCCGCTTCTACCAGGCGTCGTCGAGCGAGATGTTCGGCAAGGTGGTCGAGGTGCCCCAGCGCGAGACCACCCCGCTCTACCCCCGGAGCCCCTACGGCGTGGCCAAGGTCTACGGCCACTGGATCACCATCAACTACCGCGAGTCCTACGGCCTCCACGCCTCGTCGGGGATGCTGTTCAACCACGAAAGCCCCCGCCGCGGGCTCGAGTTCGTGACTCGCAAGATCAGCCACGGCGTCGCCCAGATCAAACTCGGGCGCGAGACCGAGTTGCACCTCGGCAACCTCGAGGCCCAGCGGGACTGGGGCTTCGCCGGCGACTACGTCGAGGCCATGTGGGCCATGCTCCAGCAGGACGAGCCCGACGACTACGTGGTGGCCACGGGCGAGACCCACTCGGTGCGCGAGTTCTGCGAGATCGCCTTCAGCCGGGTCGGCCTGGACTACAACGACCACGTCGTGATCGACGAGCGCTTCATGCGCCCGGCGGAGGTCGACCTGCTCGTCGGTGACCCGGGCAAGGCCAAGCGCCAGCTCGACTGGGAGCCCAAGGTGAGCTTCCGGGAGCTGGTCGAGATGATGGTCGACGCCGACCTCGACCTGCTCACCGGCAAGCTCTCGGGCCTGTCCCACCCGTGA
- a CDS encoding helix-turn-helix transcriptional regulator, whose translation MPNSPHQPDPHDPDARERLGRRIAAHRAKLGWTQQELAERLAVSRVAVSHLESSLSAPGERTVALLAGVFGLEPHELVAGTDYPVAKADRLPLVVARHTELDLQLALLDQDLGWIEHTPDAHALALLESWQVRIGALAAELHDPREQVAAAEALERLRRLRDERLTP comes from the coding sequence GTGCCGAATTCGCCCCACCAGCCCGACCCGCACGATCCCGACGCCCGCGAGCGCCTCGGGCGGCGGATCGCCGCGCACCGGGCCAAGCTCGGATGGACCCAACAGGAGCTGGCGGAACGCCTCGCCGTGTCGCGCGTGGCGGTGTCGCACCTCGAGTCGTCGCTGAGCGCACCGGGTGAGCGCACCGTGGCGCTGCTGGCCGGGGTCTTCGGTCTCGAGCCCCACGAACTGGTGGCAGGAACGGACTACCCGGTGGCGAAGGCCGATCGGTTGCCGCTCGTGGTGGCCCGCCACACCGAGCTCGATCTCCAGCTGGCGCTCCTCGACCAGGACCTCGGCTGGATCGAGCACACCCCCGACGCGCACGCCCTGGCGCTGCTCGAGTCGTGGCAGGTGCGAATCGGTGCCTTGGCCGCCGAGCTGCACGACCCTCGTGAGCAGGTGGCCGCGGCCGAGGCCCTCGAGCGCCTGCGCCGCCTCCGCGACGAGCGCCTCACCCCCTAG
- a CDS encoding NDP-sugar synthase — MRAVVLVGGFGTRLRPLTSHTPKQMLPVVDRPMIEHVVSHLAEKGVDDAVLSLGYRPDAFLEAYPDSHCAGVALHYAVEPEPLDTAGAIRFAALDAGIDDTFVVLNGDVLTDFDLGKLLSRHAEAGAEGTIHLTPVDDPSRYGVVPTDEEGRVQAFIEKPPRESAPSRWINAGTYVLEPSVLERIPEGRRVSIERETFPAMVEAGSLYAVESDDYWIDAGTPAAYLKAQLDLIDGHRAAGAVAGVSESASVVGATVRHSVVMAGAVVDDGAIVVDSVVLPGAHIASGGEVTGSIIGPGASVGEGAVVTGLSVVGDDAIVEEGEVLDGERRPDEEGTR, encoded by the coding sequence GTGAGGGCCGTCGTGCTCGTGGGCGGGTTCGGCACCCGCCTGCGCCCGCTCACCTCCCACACGCCCAAGCAGATGCTGCCCGTGGTCGATCGCCCCATGATCGAGCACGTGGTCAGCCACCTGGCGGAGAAGGGCGTGGACGACGCCGTCCTCTCGCTGGGGTACCGCCCCGACGCGTTCCTCGAGGCCTACCCCGACAGCCACTGCGCCGGCGTGGCCCTGCACTACGCCGTCGAGCCCGAGCCCCTCGACACCGCCGGCGCCATCCGCTTCGCCGCGCTCGACGCCGGCATCGACGACACCTTCGTGGTCCTCAACGGCGACGTGCTCACCGACTTCGACCTCGGGAAGTTGCTCTCCCGCCACGCCGAGGCCGGCGCCGAGGGCACCATCCACCTGACGCCGGTCGACGACCCGTCTCGCTACGGCGTCGTCCCCACCGACGAGGAGGGCCGCGTTCAGGCCTTCATCGAGAAGCCGCCGCGCGAGTCGGCGCCCAGCCGCTGGATCAACGCCGGCACCTACGTGCTCGAGCCCAGCGTGCTCGAGCGCATCCCCGAGGGTCGGCGGGTCTCCATCGAGCGCGAGACCTTCCCCGCCATGGTCGAGGCCGGCTCGCTCTACGCGGTCGAGTCCGACGACTACTGGATCGACGCCGGGACACCGGCGGCCTACCTCAAGGCCCAGCTCGACCTCATCGACGGCCACCGGGCCGCCGGGGCCGTGGCGGGCGTGAGCGAGTCCGCCTCGGTGGTCGGCGCCACCGTCCGCCACTCGGTGGTCATGGCCGGCGCCGTGGTCGACGACGGCGCCATCGTGGTCGACTCGGTGGTGCTCCCCGGCGCCCATATCGCCTCGGGCGGCGAGGTCACCGGCTCCATCATCGGCCCGGGAGCCTCGGTCGGCGAGGGCGCGGTCGTCACCGGTCTGTCGGTGGTCGGGGACGACGCAATCGTCGAGGAGGGCGAGGTGCTCGACGGCGAGCGCCGCCCCGACGAGGAGGGCACCCGCTGA
- a CDS encoding GDP-mannose 4,6-dehydratase: protein MKALVTGGAGFIGSTLVDRLLAEGHQVDVVDNLSSGKLANLADARAGAGHRVNFHQMDIRDAGLGELMARQAPEVVFHLAAQADVRVSVARPVFDAEVNVVGSLNVLEGARAAGARKVVFASSGGTIYGEPDPSELPVKESHPQQPLSPYGVAKKVVGDYLFAYRALHDLEYTALALANVYGPRQDPHGEAGVVAIFTGRLLAGEPCTIFGNGEQTRDFIYVDDVVDAFVRAADRGSGLLANIGTGREVSVNELYTTMAGAAGVTDAAIRAPARAGELDRSALDPGRAELHLGWKPWTTLEAGTQQVIDWFRART, encoded by the coding sequence ATGAAGGCGCTGGTCACGGGCGGGGCCGGCTTCATCGGCTCCACCCTCGTCGACCGCCTGCTGGCCGAGGGCCACCAGGTCGACGTGGTGGACAACCTGTCGTCGGGGAAGCTGGCCAACCTGGCCGATGCCCGGGCCGGCGCCGGTCACCGGGTCAACTTCCACCAGATGGACATCCGCGACGCCGGCCTCGGCGAGCTGATGGCCCGGCAGGCGCCCGAGGTGGTGTTCCACCTCGCCGCCCAGGCCGACGTGCGCGTCTCGGTGGCCCGCCCGGTGTTCGACGCCGAGGTCAACGTCGTGGGCAGCTTGAACGTGCTCGAGGGGGCACGGGCGGCCGGGGCCCGCAAGGTCGTCTTCGCCTCGAGCGGCGGCACCATCTACGGCGAGCCCGACCCGTCCGAGCTGCCGGTCAAGGAGTCCCACCCCCAGCAGCCGCTGTCGCCCTACGGCGTGGCCAAGAAGGTCGTGGGCGACTACCTCTTCGCGTACCGGGCCCTCCACGACCTCGAGTACACGGCCTTGGCCCTCGCCAACGTCTACGGGCCCCGCCAGGACCCCCACGGCGAGGCCGGCGTGGTGGCCATCTTCACGGGTCGGCTCCTCGCCGGCGAGCCCTGCACCATCTTCGGCAACGGCGAGCAGACCCGCGACTTCATCTACGTCGACGACGTGGTCGACGCCTTCGTGCGGGCCGCGGACCGCGGCAGCGGCCTCCTGGCCAACATCGGCACCGGTCGCGAGGTGTCGGTGAACGAGCTCTACACCACGATGGCGGGGGCGGCCGGCGTCACCGACGCCGCCATCCGGGCCCCGGCCCGTGCCGGCGAGCTCGACCGCTCGGCCCTCGACCCGGGCCGCGCCGAGCTCCACCTCGGCTGGAAGCCCTGGACCACCCTCGAGGCCGGCACCCAGCAGGTCATCGACTGGTTCCGCGCTCGCACCTGA
- a CDS encoding 2-phospho-L-lactate transferase, producing MITVLAGGVGAARLLRGVLAVHPAEEVTAIVNTADDVELHGLHVSPDLDTVTYTLAGAINPETGWGLVDETWQAMETLRRYGGITWFNLGDRDLGTHLYRTQRLSEGTPLSEVTAEIVRGWDLGLTVLPVTDDRLRTMVTIDEQGDGDVTEIGFQEYFVQRRHAVEVRSVRFDGADGALPGPGVLDALAGADRVVIAPSNPIVSIGPLLAVPGVRDAVMARRADTVAVSPIIAGAALKGPADRLLRELGHESSVVGVARLYRDLAATLVIDDADADLAPAVESEGMRCVVAPTIMSGPDEAAALGRTVLTA from the coding sequence GTGATCACCGTCCTCGCCGGCGGCGTCGGCGCGGCCCGCCTCCTCCGGGGCGTCCTCGCGGTCCATCCCGCCGAGGAGGTGACCGCGATCGTCAACACCGCCGACGACGTCGAGCTGCACGGGCTGCACGTCTCCCCCGACCTCGACACGGTCACCTACACGCTGGCCGGCGCCATCAACCCCGAGACGGGCTGGGGCCTCGTCGACGAGACCTGGCAGGCCATGGAGACGCTGCGCCGCTACGGCGGGATCACCTGGTTCAACCTCGGGGACCGGGATCTCGGCACCCACCTCTACCGCACGCAGCGCCTGTCCGAGGGCACTCCGCTCTCGGAGGTCACCGCGGAGATCGTGCGGGGCTGGGACCTCGGCCTGACCGTGCTGCCCGTCACCGACGACCGCCTACGCACGATGGTCACCATCGACGAGCAGGGCGACGGCGACGTCACCGAGATCGGCTTCCAGGAGTACTTCGTGCAGCGCCGCCACGCCGTCGAGGTGCGGTCGGTGCGCTTCGACGGGGCCGACGGAGCGCTCCCCGGGCCGGGCGTGCTCGACGCGCTCGCCGGCGCCGACCGGGTCGTCATCGCCCCCTCCAACCCCATCGTGTCCATCGGGCCACTGCTCGCCGTCCCGGGGGTGCGAGACGCGGTCATGGCCCGCCGCGCCGACACCGTGGCCGTCTCCCCCATCATCGCCGGCGCCGCCCTGAAGGGCCCCGCCGACCGCCTCCTCCGCGAGCTCGGTCACGAGTCCTCGGTCGTGGGCGTGGCCCGCCTCTACCGGGACCTCGCCGCCACGCTCGTCATCGACGACGCCGATGCCGATCTGGCGCCGGCGGTCGAATCCGAGGGGATGCGCTGCGTGGTGGCGCCGACGATCATGTCCGGCCCCGACGAGGCCGCCGCCCTCGGCCGCACCGTCCTCACCGCGTGA
- a CDS encoding GDP-mannose 4,6-dehydratase: protein MKALITGAHGFVGHYLTDHLESEGDVVVGVDRHEGPDLLDAEGWRSLVERVQPEAVYHLAGQADVGGSWAAPVETFRANAEGTLNVLEACAAVEVPRVLAVSSADVYGRVTQAELPLDEDSPLRPVSPYAASKVSADFLALQAFLGRGLGVLRVRAFNHLGAGQTDRFVASALAHRVARNELEGGDVVPVGNLTPRRDFTDVRDVVRAYRLLVVHGEPGEVYNVCSGHDVAVAELAEQLVQLAERPMRLEADPALQRPVDIPVLRGDNTRLRTATGWTPEIPLHQTLADLLAHWRTVVAPAAAPSA, encoded by the coding sequence GTGAAGGCCCTCATCACCGGTGCACACGGCTTCGTGGGCCACTACCTGACCGACCACCTCGAGTCCGAGGGGGACGTCGTCGTCGGTGTGGACCGCCACGAGGGGCCCGACCTGCTCGACGCCGAAGGCTGGCGCTCGCTCGTCGAGCGCGTGCAGCCGGAGGCCGTCTACCACCTCGCCGGCCAGGCCGACGTCGGCGGGTCGTGGGCCGCTCCGGTCGAGACCTTCCGGGCCAACGCCGAGGGCACCCTGAACGTGCTCGAGGCCTGTGCCGCGGTCGAGGTCCCCCGTGTCCTCGCGGTCAGCAGCGCCGACGTGTACGGCCGGGTCACCCAGGCCGAGCTCCCCCTGGACGAGGACTCGCCGCTGCGGCCGGTCAGCCCCTACGCCGCCTCGAAGGTGTCGGCCGACTTCCTCGCCCTCCAGGCCTTCCTCGGACGCGGGCTCGGCGTCCTGCGGGTCCGGGCCTTCAACCACCTGGGGGCGGGGCAGACCGACCGCTTCGTGGCATCGGCCCTGGCCCACCGGGTGGCCCGCAACGAGCTCGAGGGGGGCGACGTGGTGCCCGTCGGCAACCTCACCCCCCGCCGGGACTTCACCGACGTGCGCGACGTGGTCCGGGCCTACCGGCTCCTCGTGGTCCACGGCGAGCCCGGCGAGGTCTACAACGTGTGCAGCGGCCACGACGTGGCCGTCGCCGAGCTGGCCGAGCAGCTGGTGCAGCTCGCGGAGCGCCCCATGCGCCTCGAGGCCGACCCCGCCCTCCAACGCCCGGTCGACATCCCGGTGCTCCGGGGGGACAACACCCGGCTGCGCACGGCCACCGGCTGGACGCCGGAGATCCCCCTGCACCAGACGCTCGCCGACCTGCTCGCCCACTGGCGCACCGTGGTGGCGCCCGCCGCCGCCCCCTCCGCCTGA
- a CDS encoding glycosyltransferase: MDSLPADTDAPANLPSVVAVVVAHDPGEWFEATMASLADQDYDQLAVLVIDAGSTEPVRDRVGAVFPNALVRRLDENPGYGAATNEAVAMVQGAPFLLLCHDDIELAPNTVRVLVEEAYRSNAGLVGPKLVRWDAPREILQLGLAVDKTGYASPRVDRGEFDQEQHDAVRDVFALPSACLLVRADLYGALGGFDEAIDYLGEDVDLCWRAQVAGARVVVAPEARVCHLEALGDRRPSDDRRRLQARHRLRTSMVCYGAFHRLRVLPQAALLAFFEVVYALLVGRGRQARDIAGAWTWNLRHHGSIRRARKRLNAVRQVPDGDVRPLQAGGFGRINALARGQIGRTGDDRLTSVGSAGRDLATFFREGPSRASAIVWIAVAVFLVLGSRHLITREIPAIGQFAAFPSSPTDLLRQWASGWSAAGLGSEAPNPTGFGLLGGLGYLSLGAMGLLRKALILAMLPLGAFGAWRLLAPTRSRWTRLITLIVYVAIPVAYNAVALGHWGGLVLYGTAPWLLARLARASGLPPFAPIEAPQVTDGDGVDADDLPEPTEGVVPRTRRQHVLALGVLLAIVACLVPLVVPVVLVMAVALVLGGLLGGSLHAAGRILGVAVFGSLVAALLQVPWVLDFLPPRFQWSAVGAEATASTGGIDLPHLLRFDSGPLGAGPLGYGFLVVAALALLLGRGWRLDWAIRGWVLALVCWGLLWATEAGWVPFGPSTAELLLAPAAAGLAMAAGLGATAFERDRPSSFSWRQIASLVAVAALVLAVLPSLGAMFNGRWFAPRGDFDSSLSFLDEEAADTPFRVLWLGDPDVVPLSGWELEDDVIYATTDEGQPDVTDLWAGSPRGATQVLGDALDAAGSRQTNRLGRLLAPMGVQYIIVVQQLAPAPFSDEKRPVPPSLTRTLDEQLDLEAIEVNPALDVYRNIAWAPSRAFLPGADVGGGEGSALGQSVATDLTGLEVALPDEVHFNKFEGPVEAGDEVYLASASSSRWQLRSGGETAERREAFGWANAFTVEQAGDATLRYRTAVTRYGLLAVQVALWVLVLFALFRGQVAGPRSRRKARP; the protein is encoded by the coding sequence GTGGACTCTCTCCCCGCCGACACTGACGCGCCCGCGAACCTGCCGTCCGTCGTCGCCGTCGTCGTCGCGCACGACCCCGGCGAGTGGTTCGAGGCGACCATGGCCAGCCTCGCCGACCAGGACTACGACCAGCTCGCCGTGCTCGTCATCGACGCCGGGAGCACCGAGCCGGTGCGCGATCGCGTCGGTGCGGTGTTCCCCAACGCCCTCGTCCGCCGCCTCGACGAGAACCCCGGGTACGGCGCCGCCACGAACGAGGCCGTGGCCATGGTCCAGGGCGCGCCGTTCCTGCTGCTGTGCCACGACGACATCGAGCTCGCGCCCAACACCGTGCGGGTGCTCGTCGAGGAGGCCTATCGATCCAACGCCGGCCTCGTCGGCCCCAAGCTGGTCCGCTGGGACGCACCCCGGGAGATCCTCCAGCTCGGCCTGGCGGTGGACAAGACCGGCTACGCCAGCCCCCGTGTCGACCGCGGCGAGTTCGACCAGGAGCAGCACGACGCCGTGCGCGACGTGTTCGCCCTGCCGAGCGCGTGCCTGCTCGTGCGGGCCGACCTCTACGGCGCCCTCGGCGGCTTCGACGAGGCCATCGACTACCTGGGCGAGGACGTGGACCTCTGCTGGCGCGCCCAGGTGGCGGGCGCGCGCGTCGTCGTCGCTCCCGAGGCGCGGGTCTGCCATCTCGAGGCCCTCGGCGACCGTCGCCCCTCGGACGACCGCCGCCGGCTCCAAGCCCGCCACCGTCTGCGCACGTCGATGGTCTGCTACGGCGCCTTCCACCGACTCCGGGTGCTGCCTCAGGCGGCGCTGCTCGCCTTCTTCGAGGTCGTCTACGCCCTGCTCGTGGGTCGGGGGCGTCAGGCGCGCGACATCGCCGGCGCCTGGACGTGGAACCTCCGCCACCACGGCTCCATCCGGCGGGCCCGCAAGCGGCTCAACGCCGTGCGCCAGGTGCCCGATGGCGACGTACGGCCGCTGCAGGCGGGGGGCTTCGGGCGCATCAACGCCCTCGCAAGGGGCCAGATCGGCCGGACCGGCGACGACCGCCTCACCTCGGTGGGCTCGGCCGGTCGCGACCTGGCCACGTTCTTCCGCGAGGGGCCGAGCCGCGCGTCGGCCATCGTCTGGATCGCGGTCGCGGTGTTCCTCGTGCTCGGCAGCCGGCACCTCATCACCCGCGAGATCCCGGCCATCGGACAGTTCGCGGCCTTCCCCAGCTCACCCACCGACCTCCTCCGTCAGTGGGCGAGCGGCTGGTCGGCCGCCGGGTTGGGCTCCGAGGCGCCCAACCCCACCGGCTTCGGGCTGCTCGGCGGCCTCGGCTACCTCTCGCTCGGGGCCATGGGCCTCCTGCGCAAGGCCCTCATCCTCGCCATGCTCCCCCTCGGCGCCTTCGGTGCCTGGCGCCTCCTGGCGCCCACCCGCTCGAGGTGGACGCGCCTCATCACCCTGATCGTCTACGTGGCCATCCCGGTGGCCTACAACGCCGTGGCCCTCGGGCACTGGGGCGGCCTCGTGCTCTACGGGACGGCCCCGTGGCTCCTGGCCCGCCTCGCGCGGGCGTCAGGCCTCCCGCCCTTCGCTCCCATCGAGGCACCCCAGGTGACCGACGGTGACGGGGTCGACGCCGACGACCTCCCCGAGCCGACCGAGGGCGTCGTCCCCCGCACCCGGCGCCAGCACGTCCTGGCCCTCGGCGTCCTCCTCGCCATCGTCGCCTGCCTCGTGCCGCTCGTGGTGCCCGTCGTGTTGGTGATGGCCGTGGCCCTCGTCCTCGGCGGCCTGCTCGGCGGCTCGCTCCACGCCGCCGGCCGCATCCTCGGTGTCGCGGTGTTCGGGTCGCTCGTCGCCGCCCTCCTCCAGGTCCCGTGGGTGCTCGACTTCCTGCCGCCGCGCTTCCAGTGGTCGGCGGTCGGCGCCGAGGCCACGGCGTCGACGGGCGGGATCGACCTGCCCCACCTGCTCCGCTTCGACAGCGGCCCGCTCGGCGCCGGGCCCCTGGGCTACGGCTTCCTCGTCGTGGCGGCCCTGGCCCTCCTGCTCGGTCGGGGCTGGCGCCTCGACTGGGCCATCCGGGGATGGGTCCTGGCCCTGGTCTGCTGGGGGCTCTTGTGGGCCACCGAGGCGGGCTGGGTCCCCTTCGGGCCGTCCACGGCCGAGCTCCTGTTGGCGCCCGCCGCCGCCGGCCTGGCCATGGCGGCGGGCCTCGGCGCCACCGCCTTCGAGCGTGACCGGCCGAGCTCGTTCTCCTGGCGCCAGATCGCCTCGCTCGTCGCCGTCGCCGCCCTCGTCCTCGCAGTCCTGCCCAGCCTGGGCGCCATGTTCAACGGCCGCTGGTTCGCCCCTCGCGGTGACTTCGACTCCTCGTTGTCCTTCCTCGATGAGGAGGCGGCCGACACCCCGTTCCGGGTGCTGTGGCTCGGTGACCCCGATGTCGTCCCGCTCTCGGGGTGGGAGCTCGAGGACGACGTCATCTACGCCACCACCGACGAGGGCCAGCCCGATGTCACCGACCTCTGGGCCGGGTCCCCCCGAGGCGCCACCCAGGTGCTCGGCGACGCGCTCGACGCCGCGGGCTCACGCCAGACGAACCGCCTGGGTCGACTCCTGGCACCCATGGGCGTGCAGTACATCATCGTCGTGCAGCAGCTGGCCCCCGCGCCCTTCAGCGACGAGAAGCGACCGGTGCCCCCCAGCCTGACCAGGACCCTCGACGAGCAGCTCGACCTCGAGGCCATCGAGGTCAACCCCGCTCTCGACGTCTACCGCAACATCGCGTGGGCGCCCTCGCGCGCCTTCCTGCCCGGTGCCGACGTCGGTGGCGGCGAGGGCTCGGCGCTCGGGCAGTCGGTGGCGACCGACCTCACCGGTCTCGAGGTGGCCCTTCCCGACGAGGTGCACTTCAACAAGTTCGAGGGCCCCGTCGAGGCCGGCGACGAGGTGTACCTGGCCTCGGCCAGCTCCTCGCGCTGGCAACTGCGCTCGGGCGGCGAGACCGCCGAGCGTCGCGAGGCCTTCGGCTGGGCCAACGCCTTCACGGTCGAGCAGGCCGGGGACGCCACGCTCCGCTATCGCACCGCGGTGACCCGCTACGGGCTCCTCGCCGTCCAGGTCGCCCTCTGGGTCCTCGTGCTCTTCGCCCTGTTCCGGGGCCAGGTGGCGGGCCCCCGCTCCCGACGGAAGGCCCGCCCGTGA
- the cofE gene encoding coenzyme F420-0:L-glutamate ligase, with the protein MSRLEVFGVDGLPEVRRGDDLAGMIAGAVELVDGDVVVVTQKVVSKAEGAMVEVDADDPRGHRQVVEDESVRVLRRRGDLVISETKHGFVCANAGVDLSNVERGQAALLPEDSDRSARRIRDGLRARAGVEVAVIVSDTFGRPWRRGVTDVAIGCAGIGAILDLRGTADALGREMQVTEVAVVDELACAAELVMGKSDGVPVAVVRGVDRSWFRTGSVHDEVVRSPAEDLFR; encoded by the coding sequence GTGAGCCGACTCGAGGTCTTCGGGGTCGACGGCCTACCCGAGGTGCGGCGCGGCGACGACCTCGCCGGGATGATCGCCGGCGCGGTCGAGCTGGTCGACGGCGACGTCGTGGTGGTCACCCAGAAGGTGGTCTCCAAGGCCGAGGGTGCCATGGTCGAGGTCGACGCCGACGACCCTCGCGGCCACCGTCAGGTGGTCGAGGACGAGTCGGTGCGGGTGCTGCGCCGCCGCGGCGACCTCGTCATCAGCGAGACGAAGCACGGCTTCGTGTGCGCCAACGCCGGCGTGGACCTGTCCAACGTCGAACGGGGCCAGGCGGCGCTGCTTCCTGAGGACTCCGACCGCTCGGCCCGCCGGATCCGCGACGGCCTCCGGGCCCGCGCCGGCGTCGAGGTGGCCGTCATCGTGTCGGACACCTTCGGGCGCCCCTGGCGGCGGGGCGTCACCGACGTGGCCATCGGCTGCGCCGGCATCGGGGCGATCCTCGACCTGCGGGGCACCGCCGACGCGCTGGGTCGCGAGATGCAGGTCACCGAGGTGGCGGTGGTCGACGAGCTCGCCTGCGCCGCCGAGCTCGTCATGGGCAAGTCCGACGGCGTGCCCGTGGCCGTGGTGCGCGGCGTGGACCGCAGCTGGTTCCGCACCGGTTCGGTGCACGACGAGGTCGTCCGCTCCCCCGCCGAGGACCTCTTCCGCTAG
- a CDS encoding glycosyltransferase family 4 protein encodes MAARLRVAYDATPLFGPRTGVGVYTYEVLARLGASDDLDVVAYAATWRGRGRLAELVPEGVRAVGRPMAARPLRAAWTRLATPPIEWWTGPVDLVHGPNYVVPPTRGAALVSVHDLTPVRYPELCTRDTLAFPGLIQAAIDRGAWVHTGSAFVADEIRGHFRVDPERVVAIHDGLTPLSPADPAAGRALAGADRYVLALGTVEPRKDLPGLVAAFDEVAGHDSDVRLVVAGPDGWGADAFHAAVAAAAHRDRIVRLSWVDDPDRDALVHGATAFAYPSRYEGFGFPPLEAMSAGVPVVATTAGSLPEVLGDAAVLVPVGDVAALAAALGRVLSDEALRDRCRAAGSERAQRYSWDDAVDRLIDLYRRAVHSGR; translated from the coding sequence ATGGCCGCACGCCTGCGCGTCGCCTACGACGCCACTCCCCTGTTCGGTCCCCGCACGGGCGTCGGCGTCTACACCTACGAGGTGCTGGCCCGCCTCGGCGCGAGCGACGACCTCGACGTGGTCGCCTACGCAGCCACCTGGCGGGGGCGGGGGCGGCTCGCCGAGCTCGTGCCGGAGGGCGTCCGCGCCGTCGGACGCCCCATGGCCGCCCGCCCCCTCCGGGCCGCGTGGACGCGCCTGGCCACGCCGCCCATCGAGTGGTGGACCGGGCCCGTCGATCTCGTGCACGGCCCCAACTACGTGGTCCCTCCCACCCGGGGCGCCGCCCTGGTGTCGGTCCACGATCTCACCCCGGTGCGCTACCCCGAGCTCTGCACCCGGGACACGCTGGCCTTCCCCGGCCTCATCCAGGCCGCGATCGACCGTGGGGCCTGGGTGCACACCGGCTCGGCGTTCGTGGCCGACGAGATCCGCGGCCACTTCCGCGTCGATCCCGAGCGGGTCGTGGCCATCCACGACGGGCTCACCCCCCTCTCCCCCGCCGACCCCGCCGCGGGCCGGGCCCTGGCCGGTGCCGACCGGTACGTCCTGGCCCTCGGCACGGTCGAGCCCCGCAAGGACCTCCCCGGCCTCGTCGCCGCCTTCGACGAGGTCGCCGGCCACGATTCCGACGTCCGCCTCGTCGTGGCCGGACCCGACGGCTGGGGGGCCGATGCCTTCCACGCGGCGGTGGCCGCCGCCGCCCACCGCGATCGCATCGTGCGCCTCTCCTGGGTGGACGACCCCGATCGGGACGCGCTCGTCCATGGGGCGACGGCGTTCGCGTACCCCTCCCGCTACGAGGGCTTCGGCTTCCCGCCCCTCGAGGCGATGAGCGCGGGCGTGCCCGTGGTCGCCACGACGGCGGGATCGCTCCCCGAGGTGCTGGGCGACGCCGCCGTGCTCGTGCCGGTGGGCGACGTCGCCGCGCTGGCCGCTGCGCTCGGGCGGGTGCTGTCGGACGAAGCGCTCCGCGACCGCTGCCGCGCCGCCGGATCGGAGCGAGCACAGCGCTACTCCTGGGACGACGCGGTCGACCGGCTCATCGACCTCTACCGTCGAGCCGTACACTCGGGTCGGTGA